The sequence ATCATCCTGCTGAAGTCACCCACCAAGACACTCATGCATTTCAGTGGTGGCAGGACTGGGCCCATAAGATTACTAATGTTAATAGATttagttttattgtttttatgtGCAATGTCAAAAGTAGCACAGCTAAGTTTTGCTCTCCGTGGCAGGTGAGACGTGCCTTGTCTATACTGCTTTGATTTATGGGCCAGATCCTGTGTTGGACTGCGCAATCAGCTCCCTTGAGAGTATACAGAAGTGGTAAGTGTGTATTCCCCAAAGTCACTGAAGCAGAGAGGAGCAGTAAAGAGAGACTTACTGAGGGAGGTGGGGACTCCCGGCCAATGAGCGGGGTATTCTCACAACGGGGGTTCTGGAAATTTGCATTCTGGCTCCTAGGAAAGGAAGACACACATGGTAATGGGGGTACGTGCCACACTTCTCCAGGGAAGGTCTCTGACAGTGACATGGGACAGAGCACAGCACCCCTGGAATTACTGCAGCAAATCAGTCTCCCTCAAAGCTTTTCTTACAGGCCAGGTGGATCCCCTTCTTCAGTCACAAAATTTGTGCTCAGGCTAAGGAAAATATCCCTATCTTTACGCTCTTACTCAGAACAGCCCACACTGAATTGCAgggaatgaattaaaaataggTTTGTGCGAAAAATCTGCCTCTCTACAGTCAGAACTGCCAAGCTGCAGAATTGGAGATAAAGTAAGGACAAAATCTAAGGGGAAGAACAAAACGATGTGCCAGCCCAAGAGATGGGCCCCAAAAGGGAGTCAGAGAGCCATCAGGGTTTGGCACTTCTGGAGAAAGCTCTGAAGGTCCCATATGGACCAGGCAGCTCCAGACTGCAACAAATACCAGAGCTGGCTTCAAACACAGGGAAGGAAAGAGCCTGCAGGTTTTGCTATGGCTCTTGGTCTCTAAGGAGGCTTAAAATCTTCTGGCAAAACTGCTCTGTCTGAAGAGCCGAGCCTCAAAGGGATCAGAACCATTGTGCAATAAGGAGCCTGGACAacactgcttctcttttctgtggACAGATGTCTAAATCCCACAGTACAAAGCAGAGGTATTATTTTTGAGTATGCTGCCTAATACAACCCTTTCTACTGCAGTACTTTTAGGCTATTCCAGGAGATGCTAATCAGAAAACATGCCTTTTGACATTTCAGACAGAATCCTTCATCGCTTCCACTGCTTTGTTGAAAGTACCAGCCCTGCAACTACAAAATCTGAGCGCAGCAACTTGGATGAGATGCAATTCAGCCTTTTTGTCTGGATACTCACATGTACTCCGTGACGGGAGCATTGCTgactgtgtgtgctgctgctggaatgcTGGTCTCACTGCCATAACTACTCCCACAGCTATAGAGGCTGGGCATGTGCACTCTGTAAAGATTATCGTGTGTCTGTCTGCTCCCCTGAGCAGCTGATTCTTCATCCCCATCATCATCTGAGCTtctgcaagaaggaaaagaagttcCTCCTAGAACCCTACAATTACCCCACACGTGGGGTTTGCAGGAAACCATGGCAATCCTAGGAACCTCCCAACCATCCTCCACACCTCCACATTTATACCCAGTTGGGATGCCTCAGGGTGGCAGTGTCAAACACAGCCTACACCACTGTGACTCAGACCTCCCACAGATGCCATCTGGACTTTTAGATTGCATGATCCCCTGCAGTCTCCCTATGGTCTTCTCCCAGGGCTTAGCAGACAATATGGTTCTTCAGCTGCTCAGTCGCATAACCAAAGAATGGACATGCATCCCCAAAAATACACagtactttggaaaaaaatatatgtaaaagaGGTAGTAAGGATGTACTGCCAGGCATTCTGCAAAACATCCTTCAAACTGCAGTCTGTCCTTCCATTCCTTGCAGCAATGTCCAGAGGGCTTTTAAGGGTAAGAGTCTGAAGTTCCATTATGGTTGCACAGTGTCTCCTTCAGCTTCTAACAACACTTCACAAGTCTCCACATGTATTAAGTTGCAACATTTGTTTCTAGAGCCTTTCTTCCCCCAGAAAGGCCAGGAatttaaatcaattttaataCAGAGCAGAACTGCTTGCAAGCTgatttccttttccccttcccatctttcttctgtctcttcGAAATAACACACACTACTATTTTATTTCCCTAATTATGGGATGAAGTATCAAGATCTGAAGTACGTTTTAGTGATACTGGACAAGACTAGAAAAAACTCTCAACATGAAACATATTGTTGCTGGGGAGAGACATGATGGGCATCACTAGAGCATCCCCACCACCACTTGCAGTTTCTGCACCACCAGGTGGCACTGAAGATTTAATCAGGGAATTGCAGCCCGTACAGCTTCTTACAGGCAATAAAGTATGACATCCTCCACCTCCCTGAGGGAGCCAGAGGAAGAAGCAGTGCTCCAGATAACGCAAGAGGGAATCTTTCAGttcacagcagcagccagagcctGCTGGGGCTGATGGTATGGGCTGTGTAAATCTCTCTCCCTCAAACAGACTGCCATTCTCTTCTTGAAAACGCCTCCACAGCTGTATGTGGAAGAGCCAGGGAAACCAGCCATTTTCTGCAGCAGTATTCTGACACATTTCCCAAGGCTTTCTCTGTGGGCACTGCAGGCCTGGCGGGCTCTGGCTTCCTACTATTGTTCTGGATGTTCCATTTTACTTTGAACCTTGAGCTTAGGCTCAGACCACAAAAATCATGTTTCAGGACCACAGTGGAGAATTTGCTGCACAGTCTATAATAGTCTTCTACAAGAACAGAAAACCCAAAGCTATTTTAATAGCTGCATATGGTACAGCAGCCAGTTGCTGAGGCCCCGAGAAGATTCACTCAAGGCTCATGATCAGCCCTTACCATCATTACTAGTAGTTCCAGCAACTCTGCTCTTACATGATCACCACCAGTGTGCAAGCATCTTATCTGCCCATGCTATGCTTTCAACACCTATTAGCTATGCAAGTCAGTTGCCCTAGTTTTAGCAACGCCAAGAAAGGCAAGTGCGAGCTGCTGCTCATCCTAGCTCTCTTCCCCATACTACAACAAACGCCAGAGCAATGCAAGAGAAGAGGTATTGTACTGAGAAGCACATAGTTCAAGCATTTGCCTTTCTCTATAGCTATAATCATTCATCTCTGACTTGACTCTAGTCCTACAGCGTACTGAATACTCTTTACACACAGTATTCCAGCACAGTGAAGTTGAGATGTAAATATTAATCACAACCACAGCATAAGccagcagtttttttcctttggaccTGTGCTTAAGAAGGCCTCACGCTTGTGGGATCACATGGGAAAGTGCTCCAGATGCTCGTGGGCACAAATCCAATAGCTAGTCTTCATTAGGAAAGAGCTCTACAACACTACAGGTTCTAAATCCTCTCTATACCTCTTTTGCTGCCAAGTGTGTGGGACACTGCACACAATGGAACTGAACATGAGGGCTGTGACAAAGGAGAAGAGAACCAGGTAGATGAGGCCTTCCACTCCATCATAGCAAAAGCCCGTCAAAGCCTGGACGTAGTCCTGGAGAGAGAAATGAGCAGAGTTTCCTGGTCACTAGAGAGTTAAAACCGAGTTCTAATTCAAAAGCCTTCCCCCCAGACCATGTTCTCTGAAACAATCTAGTTCATAGCTGCATCTCCAgagcatattttaattttcattttggagACCTCAAGTGTTTTTTCATAACTTCCCTTTTACCTCTACTCACAAAACCCAAAGCAAATTTAGACATGGCAGTaagagattaaagaaaaaaaaaaaaaggaaaaatccaaGATAAAACTTATCCACCCAACTTAAGTCACCACATTTTTCAATAAGcctctcagctccttccctcTGTCCTATTGCCCAAGAGCACAAGCATAGATTACCTATGTCTATACTTCCAGAGATGCAGCTAGGGCAATAGTTTGATCATGCTTTGCTGCAGTTATAAGGCATTTCATGGGAAAAGCAATAAGCTATGAACTAAGGAAACAAGCTTAGGGTCCCTTAACCTTACAGTTGCAGCTTGTAGATGTAATGAGACGTTACCTGGTTTTCTACACTGATCTTCAGacacaaaaatacaaagctaaCTTGATCCAAAATCCcattctcctttctgcaggAGTCAATCAGTAAAGTTGTTACAAACTGTTTTGGCACACCAGAGATTTGGAACTCCAGAATAATCAGTACACTACAGGCTCTACACCCACTTAGTGCTTTCTTAACGCAAGCCCAGTTACTGACTACTCACCAAATGCAGACTCCGACAGTCTACTAAAGCTGTCAGTTGCTGCAAGTTTATCTCTGTTGAATTTAGAACCTCCTGGATCCGTGCAAGATACTCCTGTAAGCAATAAGCCCAGTGATTATTATGTggaagcagctttgcagaaccTGATAGTGGGCTATGTACACAGGTAAGGAAAGTACAGGGAGAGCAAAACTGAGGAGTTACCTTGGAGGTGGGATGCTCTCTGCTTGCTGACCTCATGAGTTCCACAACATCATCTTGCATTTCCACCAGAGCCTTGTGACTCCCTGACAGCTTCTGCTCAACACAAAACAGTAAGTGTTTCAACAACTCACGGACCAGCACAACTCCTGGGAGTTAAGACTTAAATCTGGCTAGCAAACACTGAAGCGTCACTTATATGAATGGTTCAACTTCAGGAAAGCTCAACTGATAACGTACGCAGTTCCAGTAGCATTAAGTTCTACTTTATTAAACTGGAAGAAGTACAAATAAAGCACgcgtgcagagctgtggccaaTGCcagggcagaggggcaggagaAAAGGCAAGACAAAGTGCTTATTTCTCCCCACAGCATACAGATGGATTTTTCTACTCAGTCAGATGGCTGAGAAGgaatcaaatattaaaaattgttttcactgGGGTACAGTTTTCACACCCCATTAAACATCCATGGGAATTTCACATGCTAGAGCATGTCAGAGAGCATACTAAGCAACCAGAAATGCAACTGATAGCAATGGTGCACAGCCTGAAGTGTTCTTCCCCCATCCTTGAATACACAGAGGAagatgagatttaaaaaaaaaagatcctaaTTATAAACTGAAGCAGCTGGTGTCTGCTGCACAGT comes from Meleagris gallopavo isolate NT-WF06-2002-E0010 breed Aviagen turkey brand Nicholas breeding stock chromosome 16, Turkey_5.1, whole genome shotgun sequence and encodes:
- the LOC100549894 gene encoding protein tweety homolog 3-like isoform X1, whose product is MQDDVVELMRSASREHPTSKEYLARIQEVLNSTEINLQQLTALVDCRSLHLDYVQALTGFCYDGVEGLIYLVLFSFVTALMFSSIVCSVPHTWQQKRSSDDDGDEESAAQGSRQTHDNLYRVHMPSLYSCGSSYGSETSIPAAAHTVSNAPVTEYMSQNANFQNPRCENTPLIGRESPPPSLYLAAMDSSSHMSWQLKPSDSARTYW
- the LOC100549894 gene encoding protein tweety homolog 3-like isoform X2; this translates as MQDDVVELMRSASREHPTSKEYLARIQEVLNSTEINLQQLTALVDCRSLHLDYVQALTGFCYDGVEGLIYLVLFSFVTALMFSSIVCSVPHTWQQKRSSDDDGDEESAAQGSRQTHDNLYRVHMPSLYSCGSSYGSETSIPAAAHTVSNAPVTEYMSQNANFQNPRCENTPLIGRESPPPSYTSSMRAKYLATNQPRPDAGNVH